One Phoenix dactylifera cultivar Barhee BC4 chromosome 14, palm_55x_up_171113_PBpolish2nd_filt_p, whole genome shotgun sequence DNA window includes the following coding sequences:
- the LOC120113031 gene encoding leucine-rich repeat receptor-like serine/threonine-protein kinase At1g17230 — translation MGRYAHVFFVPLFLLFLCCFSSFFVYGLAATSFQLLPRQRAIMTNLSKSLPTSQTNGLWNNTTDPCRWVGVTCSGPAPSSVVTSLSLSGRGLSATTSSLVARFFDILCRLDSLKSLDLSDNSLTSIPGSFFSNCSGLSGLESLNLSNNGLNGPLPRFSGFGALQSLNLSFNTLYGAVDNGLEKLTRLKSLDLSGNHFTGEIPTLIFGYENLTLLDLSQNNLTGSVPKGIEKLSKLKELLLSSNLLGGRIPSGLARIKTLFRFAVHQNQFTGSIPRELTTHVSALDLSYNGLTGEIPPELLAPPSLEYVDLTGNHLQGPIPWNLSQRLYRLRLGNNTLNGSIPSTIGKLPNLTYLELNDNVLDGEISSMLGNCKNLMLLNLASNQLQGTLTKELGYLEQLVVLKLQNNKLIGEIPDELLKFQNLSTLDLSRNFLNGEIPPAISNLKMLSVLNLQSNRFYGSIPGSIGSLDFLIELQLGNNRLSGTVPRMPNSLKIALNLSNNLFSGPIPSYLGDLSLLEILDLSNNNFSGEVPDSLTEVQNLIELNLSDNQLSGLLPKFRSLVHVIATGNKDLISNTTSTSTKTKIKISHVFVMILAFVGGFIVSVSAYTVMLKCFNQGKSNRQNTGRHAFHSNSPFPGNSIERLSWFQHWDCDRNLR, via the coding sequence ATGGGGAGGTACGCTCATGTCTTCTTCGTTCCTTTATTCCTCCTCTTCTTGTGCTGTTTCTCCTCCTTCTTTGTTTATGGTTTGGCTGCCACTTCGTTCCAACTACTCCCAAGACAGAGAGCTATCATGACCAATCTCTCTAAGAGCCTCCCAACGTCTCAAACTAATGGGTTGTGGAACAACACCACGGACCCTTGCCGTTGGGTTGGGGTGACCTGTTCCGGCCCTGCGCCCTCCTCCGTTGTGACCTCTCTCTCCTTGTCCGGCCGCGGCCTCtccgccaccacctcctccttgGTCGCCCGCTTCTTTGACATCCTCTGCCGCCTAGACTCCCTCAAGTCCCTCGACCTCTCTGATAACTCCCTCACCAGCATCCCTGGCTCCTTCTTCTCCAACTGCAGCGGGCTCTCCGGATTGGAGTCCCTCAACCTCAGCAACAATGGCTTGAACGGTCCTCTGCCTCGTTTCTCGGGCTTTGGGGCTTTGCAGTCCTTGAATCTATCTTTTAATACCTTATACGGAGCCGTGGATAacgggctggaaaagctcaccAGACTGAAAAGTTTGGATCTTTCCGGCAATCACTTCACCGGCGAAATCCCCACTCTGATTTTTGGTTATGAGAACCTCACATTGCTGGATCTCAGTCAAAATAATCTAACTGGGTCTGTTCCAAAGGGGATCGAGAAGCTCTCCAAGTTGAAAGAACTCCTCCTTTCTTCCAATCTTCTCGGTGGGAGAATCCCAAGTGGTTTGGCAAGGATTAAGACCCTGTTTCGATTCGCTGTCCACCAGAACCAATTCACTGGTTCGATTCCTCGAGAACTTACTACTCATGTGAGTGCTTTGGACCTCAGCTACAATGGTCTCACCGGGGAGATCCCGCCGGAACTCCTCGCGCCGCCGAGTTTAGAGTATGTGGATCTGACCGGTAATCACCTTCAAGGACCCATACCTTGGAATTTGTCACAAAGGCTCTATCGTTTGCGACTTGGCAATAACACGCTCAACGGAAGCATTCCATCAACAATTGGGAAGCTTCCCAATTTGACATATCTAGAGCTGAATGACAATGTATTGGACGGAGAGATTTCATCTATGCTTGGGAACTGTAAGAATCTGATGCTGTTGAATCTGGCTTCCAATCAGTTGCAGGGGACTTTGACAAAGGAATTGGGTTACCTCGAACAACTGGTGGTCTTGAAGCTTCAAAACAACAAGCTTATTGGAGAAATACCTGATGAACTCTTGAAGTTTCAGAATTTGAGCACTCTCGATCTCAGCCGGAACTTCCTCAATGGTGAGATACCTCCAGCAATTTCCAACTTAAAGATGCTTTCAGTTCTAAATTTACAAAGCAATAGATTCTATGGTTCAATACCTGGTAGCATCGGTAGCTTGGATTTTCTGATAGAACTGCAGTTAGGAAATAACCGTCTGAGCGGAACTGTTCCGAGAATGCCAAACAGCCTAAAGATAGCTCTGAATCTCAGCAACAACCTCTTCAGCGGACCCATACCTTCCTATCTCGGTGACTTATCTCTGTTGGAGATTCTCGATCTCTCGAACAATAATTTTAGTGGTGAAGTTCCAGATTCTCTTACCGAAGTGCAAAACCTGATAGAATTGAATCTCTCTGATAATCAGCTTTCTGGACTGCTTCCAAAATTTCGTTCATTGGTCCATGTCATAGCCACTGGAAATAAGGATCTCATCTCTAACACTACTTCAACTAGCACTAAAACTAAGATAAAAATTTCTCATGTCTTTGTTATGATTCTGGCTTTTGTTGGAGGCTTCATTGTTTCAGTCTCAGCATACACAGTTATGCTAAAGTGCTTTAATCAGGGGAAAAGTAACCGCCAAAATACAGGGAGACATGCTTTCCACTCCAACAGTCCTTTCCCTGGAAACTCCATTGAGAGATTGAGCTGGTTCCAGCACTGGGATTGCGATAGAAACCTCAggtaa